A window of Pyrinomonadaceae bacterium genomic DNA:
GGTGGGACGATAAGGTCACGAAGCACCTGCCGAATTTTCGCGTCGCCGATCCCTACATTACCAGTGAAATTCGGGTCCGCGATCTACTCACGCACAACGCCGGACTGCCGAACGCTGATTTTCTCTGGGCGCGCGCCACTGACTTGTCGGCGGATGAGATCGTCAGTCGTTTGCAGTATTCCAAGCCCACCTACCCGTTTCGCGGCGGGTTTGTTTATCACAACGTGATGTATCTCGTCGCGGGAAGAATTATCGAGAAAGCGAGCGGGATGTCCTGGGAAAGATTCATGACTGAGCGCGTGTTTGGCCCACTCGGGATGAAAAACACTTTCCCGACGCTCGGAGCGTCGCGCGACTACCAGAATCGCTCGTCGGCTCACTACGAGATCAAGGATCAAGTGACGGTCATTCCGGAATCAGCGGTTGATGTCGCCGGCCCCGCTGGTTCGGTGTGGTCTACGTCGGACGACATTGGCAAATGGGTAAACTTCACGCTCAACAACGCGGTGATGGCAGATGGCAAAACTCTGCTTAAGCCGGCGACCTTCGACGAACTCTTCAAACCGCAAGTGATCCTTCCGGCAAACTTTTACCCGACTTTCCGTTTGCTGAAGCCGCGTTGGACGACGTATGCACTTGGCTGGATCCAGCACGATTACCGTGGCGAGATGGTCAATTTTCACACCGGCAGTCTCGCCGGGCGCACGGCCATCGTCGGCTTACTCCGCGACAAGAAGCTGGGCGTTTATATTTTCGGC
This region includes:
- a CDS encoding serine hydrolase, which translates into the protein MRIHRVFRAALLLLSFSAFAFGQDKVEILDKYVEAARREWKIPGMSMVVVRDGKTLFSKGYGVREQGKPLAVDSSTLFGAMSTTKAMTAVAMGILVDEGKVGWDDKVTKHLPNFRVADPYITSEIRVRDLLTHNAGLPNADFLWARATDLSADEIVSRLQYSKPTYPFRGGFVYHNVMYLVAGRIIEKASGMSWERFMTERVFGPLGMKNTFPTLGASRDYQNRSSAHYEIKDQVTVIPESAVDVAGPAGSVWSTSDDIGKWVNFTLNNAVMADGKTLLKPATFDELFKPQVILPANFYPTFRLLKPRWTTYALGWIQHDYRGEMVNFHTGSLAGRTAIVGLLRDKKLGVYIFGNLDHAELRHALMYKVFDLFAFDGSGRDWSAEMKVLYDGLEAEAARTLETRRAARQKDTKPTLSLDAYAGKYSDPYYGAVEVQMVSGKLRAVINRETYADLEHWEKDSFLGKSNKAWQGESLVRFDVKPDTKEVELILGGARFKRQSER